One window of the Nocardia huaxiensis genome contains the following:
- a CDS encoding ribose-phosphate diphosphokinase, whose protein sequence is MTAFSTDNHKNLMLFSGRAHPELAEAVAKELNVHVTPQTARDFANGETFVRFEESVRGSDAFVLQSFPAPLNQWVMEHLIMIDALKRGSAKRITSVLPFYPYARQDKKHRGREPISARLIADLLKTAGADRIITVDLHTDQIQGFFDGPVDHMHAQVQLVEHIRNNYTLENITVVSPDAGRVKVAEKWANNLGDAPLAFIHKTRDPLVPNQIVANRVVGEVEGRTCILIDDMIDTGGTIAGAVKVLKEAGAGDVVIAATHGILSAPASERLANCGAKEVVVTNTLPIDEEKKFPTLTVLSIAPLLAQTIREVFENGSVTGLFNGNA, encoded by the coding sequence GTGACCGCGTTCTCTACCGACAATCACAAGAACCTGATGCTGTTCTCGGGACGCGCTCATCCTGAGCTCGCCGAGGCGGTGGCCAAGGAACTCAACGTCCACGTCACCCCCCAGACCGCCCGCGACTTCGCGAACGGCGAGACCTTCGTCCGGTTCGAGGAATCGGTCCGCGGCTCGGACGCCTTCGTGCTCCAGTCCTTCCCGGCCCCGCTCAACCAGTGGGTCATGGAACACCTGATCATGATCGACGCTTTGAAGCGCGGTTCGGCCAAGCGCATCACCTCGGTGCTGCCGTTCTACCCCTACGCCCGCCAGGACAAGAAGCACCGCGGCCGCGAGCCCATCTCCGCTCGCCTCATCGCCGACCTGCTCAAGACCGCCGGCGCGGACCGCATCATCACCGTCGACCTGCACACCGATCAGATCCAGGGCTTCTTCGACGGCCCGGTCGATCACATGCACGCACAGGTGCAGCTGGTCGAGCACATCCGCAACAACTACACCCTCGAGAACATCACCGTCGTGTCCCCCGACGCGGGCCGCGTGAAGGTCGCCGAGAAGTGGGCCAACAACCTGGGCGACGCGCCGCTGGCGTTCATCCACAAGACCCGCGACCCGCTGGTCCCCAACCAGATCGTCGCCAACCGCGTGGTCGGTGAGGTCGAGGGCCGCACCTGCATCCTGATCGACGACATGATCGACACCGGTGGCACCATCGCCGGCGCGGTCAAGGTGCTCAAGGAGGCCGGTGCGGGCGACGTGGTCATCGCCGCCACCCACGGCATCCTGTCGGCCCCCGCCTCCGAGCGCCTCGCCAACTGCGGCGCCAAGGAGGTCGTGGTGACCAACACCCTGCCGATCGACGAGGAGAAGAAGTTCCCGACGCTGACGGTTCTCTCCATCGCCCCGCTGCTGGCGCAGACCATCCGCGAGGTCTTCGAAAACGGCTCCGTCACCGGCCTTTTCAACGGCAACGCCTGA
- the glmU gene encoding bifunctional UDP-N-acetylglucosamine diphosphorylase/glucosamine-1-phosphate N-acetyltransferase GlmU, producing the protein MPQQTAVVVLAAGAGTRMRSKTPKVLHPLAGRSMLAHALHAANEIDPAYLITVVGHDREAVGTAVGKEAAELGREIPLAIQEEQRGTGHAVQCALTAVPEDFTGDLLVTYADVPLLDGHTLTALLDEHRSYSDGSAVTVLTFEPDDPNGYGRIVRNADGQVMEIVEHADATPEQAAITEVNSGVYVFDAAVLRIMIGRIDTANARHELYLTDVLKLAREAGHPVHGARLVDSAKVTGVNDRVQLADAGRTLNRYIVERHMRSGVTIIDPATTWIDGSVTIGRDAVIRPNVQLLGDTVIGEDAEIGPDCTLTDVTVGDGAKVVRTHGEKSSIGPGANVGPFAYLRPGTQLGEAGKIGTFVETKNANIGAKTKVPHLTYVGDATIGESSNIGASSVFVNYDGVNKHHTVIGNHVRTGSDNMFVAPVTVGDGAYTAAGTVLRRNVPPGALAVSGGAQRNIEGWVQRKRPGTAAAKAAESAAEATEKTDEQKDGERP; encoded by the coding sequence ATGCCACAGCAGACCGCCGTCGTCGTTCTCGCCGCCGGAGCCGGAACCCGAATGCGGTCCAAGACCCCCAAGGTGTTGCACCCACTGGCCGGCCGCAGCATGCTCGCGCACGCGCTGCATGCGGCGAACGAGATCGACCCCGCGTATTTGATCACGGTCGTCGGACACGACCGGGAAGCAGTCGGCACCGCCGTCGGCAAGGAAGCCGCCGAACTCGGGCGCGAGATCCCGCTCGCCATCCAGGAGGAGCAGCGCGGCACCGGGCACGCCGTGCAGTGCGCGCTCACCGCGGTCCCCGAGGATTTCACCGGCGACCTGCTGGTGACCTACGCGGATGTGCCACTGCTGGACGGACATACGCTCACCGCGCTGCTCGACGAGCACCGCAGTTACTCCGACGGTTCGGCCGTCACCGTGCTCACCTTCGAACCCGACGACCCCAATGGGTACGGCCGCATCGTGCGCAATGCCGACGGTCAGGTCATGGAGATCGTCGAGCACGCCGACGCCACGCCGGAACAGGCCGCCATCACCGAAGTCAATTCCGGCGTATACGTTTTCGACGCCGCGGTGCTGCGCATCATGATCGGGCGCATCGACACCGCCAATGCCCGCCACGAGCTGTACCTCACCGACGTGCTGAAGCTGGCGCGCGAGGCCGGGCATCCGGTTCACGGTGCGCGCCTGGTGGATTCGGCCAAGGTGACCGGCGTCAACGACCGCGTGCAGCTGGCCGACGCGGGTCGCACGCTCAACCGGTACATCGTGGAACGGCACATGCGCTCCGGTGTGACCATCATCGATCCGGCCACCACGTGGATCGACGGCAGTGTGACCATCGGGCGCGACGCCGTCATCCGGCCGAACGTACAACTGCTGGGCGACACCGTGATCGGTGAGGACGCCGAGATCGGCCCCGACTGCACGCTCACCGATGTGACCGTCGGCGACGGCGCCAAGGTGGTCCGCACGCACGGCGAGAAGTCGAGCATCGGCCCCGGCGCGAATGTCGGCCCGTTCGCATATCTGCGGCCCGGCACCCAGCTCGGCGAGGCCGGCAAGATCGGCACCTTCGTCGAGACCAAGAACGCGAATATCGGCGCCAAGACCAAGGTGCCGCATTTGACCTATGTGGGCGATGCCACCATCGGCGAGTCCAGCAACATCGGCGCGTCGAGCGTGTTCGTGAACTACGACGGCGTCAACAAGCACCACACTGTGATCGGAAACCACGTGCGAACGGGAAGCGACAATATGTTTGTCGCGCCGGTAACCGTGGGTGACGGGGCGTATACCGCAGCAGGTACTGTGCTGCGTAGAAATGTTCCGCCGGGGGCTCTCGCGGTGTCGGGTGGAGCACAGCGCAATATCGAGGGCTGGGTGCAGCGCAAGCGACCCGGCACCGCTGCTGCCAAGGCGGCCGAATCAGCCGCCGAGGCCACCGAGAAAACCGACGAGCAAAAGGATGGCGAACGTCCGTGA
- a CDS encoding TetR/AcrR family transcriptional regulator, with amino-acid sequence MTGTQRRQQLIEIGRALFAERGYDATSIEEIAQRAQVSKPVVYEHFGGKEGLYAVVVDREMSTLLEMIRTSLTQNRSRVRLEQVALALLTYMEERTDGFRILMRDQPVSAAEGTYSSLLNEAVNQVAHILAGDFERRGFDTSLATLYAQALVGMVATAATWWLDERQPSKEVVAAHLVNLCWNGLTHLESDPKLASEWPSGKGLSNPSV; translated from the coding sequence ATGACCGGCACGCAGCGTCGCCAGCAATTGATCGAGATCGGGCGGGCGCTGTTCGCCGAACGGGGGTATGACGCGACCTCGATCGAGGAGATCGCGCAGCGGGCGCAGGTGTCGAAGCCGGTCGTCTACGAGCATTTCGGCGGCAAGGAGGGGTTGTACGCCGTCGTGGTGGACCGGGAGATGTCCACCCTGCTCGAGATGATCCGAACGTCGCTGACGCAGAACCGTTCCCGGGTGCGGCTGGAGCAGGTGGCGCTGGCGTTGCTCACCTATATGGAGGAGCGCACGGACGGCTTCCGCATTCTCATGCGCGATCAGCCGGTGTCCGCGGCGGAGGGCACGTACTCGAGTCTGCTCAACGAGGCCGTGAATCAGGTGGCGCACATCCTCGCCGGGGATTTCGAACGGCGCGGATTCGACACCAGTCTGGCCACTCTGTACGCGCAAGCGCTGGTGGGAATGGTTGCGACGGCGGCGACCTGGTGGCTCGACGAGCGGCAGCCGTCCAAGGAAGTGGTGGCCGCGCACCTGGTGAATCTGTGCTGGAACGGTCTGACCCATCTGGAGTCGGACCCGAAGCTGGCGTCGGAATGGCCCAGCGGCAAAGGGCTATCGAACCCATCGGTCTGA
- a CDS encoding TetR/AcrR family transcriptional regulator yields the protein MARQARAEITRDSVLAGAADVFLRLGYANASLSEIIAQSNVTKGALYFHFGSKEELARAVVDQGNERLISACQGFFDPRVPALEACIGITYVVADLTMNDPMVGAMLKLTHQIGDYRGAAGDNIAKTWGETHRLLAERAIAQGDLKADLDPETIGLLLQEMTTGVHIVAVSTESIDQMATRMERAWFFLLPSIVPDEKVAYFREFAARRLRRYVQ from the coding sequence ATGGCTAGGCAAGCGCGTGCGGAGATCACCCGCGATTCCGTGCTTGCGGGTGCGGCCGATGTCTTTCTGCGACTTGGCTACGCGAACGCGAGCCTGTCCGAAATCATCGCGCAGTCCAATGTGACCAAGGGCGCCTTGTACTTTCACTTCGGGTCCAAGGAAGAACTGGCCCGCGCGGTGGTCGATCAGGGCAATGAGCGACTGATCAGCGCCTGCCAGGGATTCTTCGATCCGCGCGTGCCCGCGCTCGAGGCATGCATCGGAATCACCTACGTGGTGGCGGATCTGACCATGAACGATCCCATGGTCGGCGCCATGCTGAAACTCACCCATCAGATCGGTGATTACCGCGGCGCGGCCGGCGACAACATCGCCAAGACTTGGGGCGAAACGCACCGTTTGCTCGCCGAACGCGCCATCGCCCAGGGCGATTTGAAGGCGGATCTGGATCCGGAGACCATCGGCCTGCTGCTGCAGGAGATGACGACCGGCGTCCATATCGTCGCCGTCTCAACGGAATCCATCGACCAGATGGCGACCCGCATGGAACGGGCCTGGTTCTTCCTGCTCCCGTCCATCGTCCCGGACGAGAAGGTCGCGTACTTCCGCGAATTCGCGGCGCGACGCCTGCGGCGCTACGTGCAGTAA